Proteins co-encoded in one Streptococcus pyogenes genomic window:
- the proC gene encoding pyrroline-5-carboxylate reductase, giving the protein MKIGIIGVGKMASAIIKGLKQTPHELIISGSSLERSKEIAEQLALPYAMSHQDLIDQVDLVILGIKPQLFETVLKPLHFKQPIISMAAGISLQRLATFVGQDLPLLRIMPNMNAQILQSSTALTGNALVSQELQARVRDLTDSFGSTFDISEKDFDTFTALAGSSPAYIYLFIEALAKAGVKNGIPKAKALEIVTQTVLASASNLKTSSQSPHDFIDAICSPGGTTIAGLMELERLGLTATVSSAIDKTIDKAKSL; this is encoded by the coding sequence ATGAAAATTGGCATTATTGGTGTTGGCAAAATGGCTAGCGCTATCATCAAAGGCCTTAAACAAACACCCCATGAACTTATCATTTCAGGATCATCTTTAGAACGGTCCAAGGAAATTGCGGAGCAGTTAGCACTGCCTTATGCTATGTCCCACCAAGACCTTATTGACCAGGTTGATCTTGTTATTTTAGGCATCAAGCCTCAACTATTTGAAACGGTACTCAAACCGCTTCACTTCAAACAGCCTATTATATCTATGGCAGCAGGCATTTCCCTTCAACGACTAGCAACATTCGTAGGACAAGACCTTCCGCTGCTACGTATCATGCCAAACATGAATGCACAAATTCTCCAAAGCAGTACCGCTTTAACGGGAAATGCTTTGGTGTCCCAGGAATTACAAGCACGTGTTCGAGACTTAACAGATAGCTTTGGTAGCACATTTGATATTAGTGAAAAGGATTTTGACACCTTTACCGCTTTAGCAGGGTCAAGTCCTGCCTATATTTATCTCTTTATTGAGGCTTTGGCTAAGGCTGGCGTCAAGAATGGCATACCTAAAGCAAAGGCGCTGGAGATTGTTACTCAAACAGTATTGGCTAGCGCCAGCAATCTCAAGACCAGTTCTCAAAGTCCGCACGATTTCATTGACGCTATTTGTAGCCCCGGTGGCACAACTATTGCTGGTCTGATGGAGTTAGAACGCCTTGGCCTCACAGCTACTGTCAGCTCTGCCATTGACAAAACCATCGATAAAGCTAAAAGCTTGTAA
- a CDS encoding single-stranded DNA-binding protein, whose translation MYNKVIAIGRLVAKPELVKTATDKHVARLSLAVNRRFKNASGEREADFISVVVWGKLAETLVSYASKGSLMSIDGELRTRKYDKDGQVHYVTEVLCQSFQLLESRAQRAMRENNVTNDLVDLVLEEDTLPF comes from the coding sequence ATGTATAATAAAGTGATAGCAATCGGTCGTTTGGTAGCTAAACCAGAATTGGTAAAAACAGCTACGGATAAGCATGTAGCACGTCTCTCTTTAGCTGTTAATCGAAGATTTAAAAATGCTTCTGGAGAGCGAGAAGCTGATTTTATTTCAGTTGTTGTTTGGGGAAAGTTAGCAGAAACTCTGGTTTCTTATGCTAGCAAAGGTAGTTTGATGTCTATTGATGGCGAACTTAGGACCCGCAAGTATGATAAAGATGGGCAAGTGCATTATGTGACAGAAGTTCTCTGCCAATCATTTCAACTGCTTGAAAGTCGTGCTCAGCGCGCTATGAGAGAAAATAATGTTACTAATGATCTAGTTGATTTAGTCTTAGAAGAAGATACTCTTCCCTTTTGA
- the comGD gene encoding competence type IV pilus minor pilin ComGD, whose product MKKPVLAIKAFTLLETLLSLSVMSFIILGLSVPVTKSYQKVEEHLFFSHFEHLYRHQQKLAILQQKQRVLDISSTKIVTEGNSLTVPKSITVNHPYRLVIDQMGGNHSLAKIIFDMTDRRFKYQFYLGSGNYQKTSQSLHSP is encoded by the coding sequence ATGAAAAAGCCCGTCTTAGCAATTAAAGCTTTTACTTTGCTTGAAACTTTACTAAGTTTGTCAGTGATGAGTTTCATTATATTGGGATTGTCTGTACCAGTGACAAAAAGCTATCAAAAAGTAGAAGAGCATCTGTTTTTTAGCCATTTTGAACATTTGTATCGACATCAGCAAAAGTTAGCCATATTACAGCAAAAACAGCGCGTCTTGGATATTTCTTCAACAAAAATTGTTACAGAAGGTAATAGCCTAACAGTTCCTAAATCAATAACAGTGAATCATCCTTATCGGTTAGTTATTGATCAGATGGGAGGCAACCATTCCTTAGCTAAAATTATTTTTGACATGACTGATCGACGCTTTAAATACCAATTTTATCTAGGGAGTGGGAATTATCAAAAAACAAGTCAAAGCTTACATAGCCCTTGA
- a CDS encoding acetate kinase has protein sequence MSKTIAINAGSSSLKWQLYQMPEEAVLAQGIIERIGLKDSISTVKYDGKKEEQILDIHDHTEAVKILLNDLIHFGIIAAYDEITGVGHRVVAGGELFKESVVVNDKVLEQIEELSVLAPLHNPGAAAGIRAFRDILPDITSVCEFDTSFHTSMAKHTYLYPIPQKYYTDYKVRKYGAHGTSHKYVAQEAAKMLGRPLEELKLITAHIGNGVSITANYHGKSVDTSMGFTPLAGPMMGTRSGDIDPAIIPYLIEQDPELKDAADVVNMLNKKSGLSGVSGISSDMRDIEAGLQEDNPDAVLAYNIFIDRIKKCIGQYFAVLNGADALVFTAGMGENAPLMRQDVIGGLTWFGMDIDPEKNVFGYRGDISTPESKVKVLVISTDEELCIARDVERLKNTK, from the coding sequence ATGTCAAAGACAATTGCAATTAATGCAGGTAGTTCTAGTTTAAAATGGCAACTTTATCAGATGCCAGAAGAAGCAGTGTTAGCACAAGGAATTATTGAGCGTATCGGTCTCAAGGATTCTATTTCAACAGTTAAGTACGATGGCAAAAAAGAAGAGCAAATTCTTGATATTCACGATCATACAGAAGCTGTTAAAATCTTATTGAACGATTTGATTCACTTTGGAATCATTGCAGCTTATGATGAAATTACAGGAGTTGGACACCGTGTTGTTGCTGGTGGTGAACTTTTCAAAGAATCCGTTGTGGTTAATGACAAAGTTCTTGAACAGATTGAAGAATTATCCGTTTTAGCTCCACTTCACAATCCTGGAGCGGCGGCAGGGATTCGTGCCTTCCGTGATATTTTGCCAGATATTACCAGTGTTTGTGAGTTTGACACGTCATTTCACACTAGCATGGCAAAGCATACTTACCTTTACCCAATTCCTCAAAAATATTATACGGACTACAAGGTTCGTAAATATGGGGCGCATGGGACAAGTCATAAATATGTAGCGCAAGAAGCTGCTAAAATGCTTGGTCGTCCATTAGAAGAATTAAAACTAATTACTGCTCATATTGGAAATGGTGTCTCAATTACAGCTAATTACCACGGTAAATCAGTTGATACCTCGATGGGCTTTACACCACTTGCTGGTCCTATGATGGGAACACGTTCTGGTGACATTGACCCAGCTATCATTCCTTATTTAATTGAGCAAGACCCAGAGTTAAAAGACGCTGCTGACGTTGTTAATATGTTAAACAAAAAATCAGGTCTTAGTGGGGTGTCAGGCATTTCTAGTGATATGCGTGATATCGAGGCTGGTTTACAAGAAGATAATCCAGATGCTGTTTTAGCTTACAATATCTTTATTGATCGCATTAAAAAATGCATTGGTCAATATTTTGCTGTTTTGAATGGAGCAGATGCTTTGGTCTTTACAGCTGGTATGGGTGAAAATGCACCATTGATGCGTCAAGATGTTATTGGTGGCTTAACATGGTTCGGAATGGACATTGATCCTGAGAAAAATGTTTTTGGATACCGTGGTGACATTTCAACTCCTGAGTCAAAAGTGAAGGTGCTTGTTATCTCAACAGACGAAGAATTGTGCATCGCGCGTGACGTTGAACGTTTAAAAAATACAAAATAA
- the pepA gene encoding glutamyl aminopeptidase, translating to MTDLFSKIKEVTELDGIAGYEHSVRDYLRTKITPLVDRVETDGLGGIFGIRDSKAEKAPRILVAAHMDEVGFMVSDIKVDGTLRVVGIGGWNPLVVSSQRFTLYTRTGQVIPLISGSVPPHFLRGANGSASLPHIEDIVFDGGFTDKAEAERFSITPGDIIIPQSETILTANQKNIISKAWDNRYGVLMITEMLEALKGQDLNNTLIAGANVQEEVGLRGAHVSTTKFDPELFFAVDCSPAGDIYGNPGTIGDGTLLRFYDPGHVMLKDMRDFLLTTAEEAGVNFQYYCGKGGTDAGAAHLQNGGVPSTTIGVCARYIHSHQTLYAMDDFVEAQAFLQAIIKKLDRSTVDLIKCY from the coding sequence ATGACAGACTTATTCTCAAAAATCAAAGAAGTTACCGAACTGGATGGCATTGCGGGCTATGAACATAGCGTTCGTGACTACCTACGCACCAAAATAACCCCGCTGGTTGACCGTGTTGAAACAGACGGGCTTGGTGGCATTTTTGGTATCAGAGATAGTAAAGCTGAAAAAGCCCCCCGTATTTTAGTAGCTGCGCACATGGACGAAGTCGGTTTTATGGTCAGTGATATCAAAGTTGACGGAACGCTACGCGTGGTTGGTATCGGTGGTTGGAACCCACTTGTTGTCAGTTCACAACGGTTTACCCTTTACACACGCACTGGCCAAGTTATTCCCCTTATTTCAGGATCGGTACCTCCCCATTTTTTACGTGGGGCAAATGGCTCTGCTAGTCTACCACATATCGAAGATATTGTGTTTGATGGTGGCTTTACGGATAAGGCAGAAGCTGAAAGATTTAGTATTACACCGGGTGATATTATTATCCCTCAATCTGAAACGATCCTAACAGCCAATCAAAAAAATATTATTTCAAAAGCTTGGGACAATCGCTATGGCGTTCTCATGATAACAGAAATGCTTGAAGCGTTAAAAGGACAAGACCTTAACAACACCCTAATTGCAGGTGCTAACGTTCAAGAAGAAGTTGGTCTGCGCGGAGCCCACGTCTCAACCACCAAGTTCGACCCTGAACTCTTTTTCGCAGTAGATTGTTCGCCTGCTGGTGATATTTATGGCAATCCTGGAACAATCGGAGATGGTACCTTGTTGCGTTTCTACGACCCAGGCCATGTCATGCTCAAAGATATGCGCGACTTCTTACTGACTACTGCTGAGGAAGCTGGTGTCAATTTCCAATACTATTGTGGCAAGGGAGGCACAGATGCAGGTGCTGCACACCTTCAAAATGGTGGTGTCCCATCAACAACCATCGGAGTCTGTGCACGCTACATTCACTCTCATCAAACCCTCTACGCTATGGATGATTTCGTAGAAGCCCAAGCCTTCTTACAAGCCATTATCAAAAAACTGGATCGCTCAACCGTTGACTTGATTAAATGTTACTAA
- the comGG gene encoding competence type IV pilus minor pilin ComGG yields the protein MPFKTNLKAGILLYAMFMASIFLLVLQVYLSQVTALHKEYQAQTDYVKARLIAEIVYQDHRYKASNPVFFKGGQVICRERKERWMLIVKLDQQRQYQFEYLKPKQYSQ from the coding sequence ATGCCTTTCAAGACTAATCTCAAAGCAGGCATCCTTTTGTATGCTATGTTTATGGCTAGTATTTTTTTGCTGGTTTTACAGGTTTACCTTTCTCAAGTGACAGCTCTACACAAGGAATACCAAGCTCAAACTGACTATGTTAAAGCCCGACTGATAGCAGAAATAGTTTATCAAGATCATAGATATAAAGCTTCTAATCCTGTCTTTTTTAAAGGTGGTCAAGTCATTTGTCGAGAGCGAAAAGAGAGATGGATGTTAATTGTTAAGTTAGATCAGCAACGACAGTATCAGTTTGAATACCTTAAACCCAAACAATATAGTCAATAA
- a CDS encoding thioredoxin family protein encodes MIRPTSYESLATLIEKEDKLVLFFTADWCPDCQFIYPIMPEIEAELTDMTFVCVNRDQFIEVAQKWNIFGIPSFVVIEKGQEVGRLVNKMRKTKTEIMHFLAAYQ; translated from the coding sequence ATGATCAGACCGACTTCTTATGAGTCATTAGCGACTCTTATTGAAAAAGAAGATAAGCTGGTGTTATTTTTTACGGCAGACTGGTGTCCAGACTGTCAATTTATTTATCCTATTATGCCAGAAATTGAAGCAGAACTTACAGATATGACTTTTGTTTGTGTTAATCGTGATCAGTTTATAGAGGTAGCACAAAAGTGGAATATTTTTGGTATTCCTAGTTTTGTCGTGATTGAAAAAGGTCAGGAAGTAGGGCGTCTGGTTAACAAAATGAGAAAGACAAAAACTGAGATTATGCATTTTTTAGCTGCTTATCAATAA
- a CDS encoding deoxynucleoside kinase, with product MLIVLAGTIGAGKSSLAAALGEHLGTDVFYEAVDNNPVLDLYYQDPKKYAFLLQIYFLNKRFKSIKEAYQADNNILDRSIFEDELFLKLNYKNGNVTKTELDIYQELLANMLEELEGMPKKRPDLLIYIDVSFDKMLERIERRGRSFEQVDGNPSLEQYYHQVHGEYPTWYEDYEVSPKMKIDGNSLDFVQNPQDLATVLKMIDTKLKELHLL from the coding sequence ATGTTGATTGTACTAGCTGGAACAATTGGGGCTGGCAAGAGCTCGCTTGCTGCTGCACTTGGAGAGCATTTAGGAACTGACGTTTTTTACGAAGCTGTTGATAATAACCCCGTGCTAGACCTCTACTACCAAGACCCTAAAAAATACGCCTTTTTACTTCAAATTTATTTTTTGAATAAACGATTTAAGTCCATCAAAGAAGCTTATCAAGCCGATAACAACATTCTTGACCGCTCTATTTTTGAAGACGAACTCTTCTTAAAACTTAACTACAAAAATGGCAATGTCACTAAGACAGAACTTGACATCTATCAGGAACTTCTCGCCAACATGTTAGAAGAACTAGAAGGCATGCCTAAAAAACGCCCTGATCTTCTCATCTACATTGATGTGTCTTTTGACAAAATGCTTGAGCGCATTGAAAGACGTGGCCGAAGTTTTGAGCAGGTCGACGGCAATCCTAGTCTTGAGCAATATTACCATCAAGTCCACGGTGAATACCCAACCTGGTACGAAGACTACGAGGTCTCTCCAAAAATGAAAATTGATGGCAATTCCCTTGACTTCGTTCAAAACCCACAAGATTTGGCGACTGTCTTAAAAATGATTGACACCAAACTCAAAGAGCTCCATTTATTATAA
- the comGB gene encoding competence type IV pilus assembly protein ComGB translates to MISFLRQDISIPSKLSLKKLSSKHQHKFIQLLANLLSTGFSFAEVIAFLKRSQLLQLDYVLKMEESLLKGQGLADMLSGLGFSDAILTQISLADRHGNIETTLVAIQHYLNQMARIRRKTVEVITYPLILLLFLFVMMLGLRRYLVPQLETQNQITYFLNHFPAFFIGFCSGLILLFGMVWLRWRSQSRLKLYSRLSRYPFLGKLLKQYLTSYYAREWGTLIGQGLDLMTILDIMAIEKSSLMKELAEDIRMSLLEGQAFHIKVATYPFFKKELSLMIEYGEIKSKLGAELEIYAQESWEQFFSQLYQVTQLIQPAIFLVVAVTIVMIYAAILLPIYQNMGGIF, encoded by the coding sequence TTGATCAGCTTCTTGAGGCAGGACATCTCAATCCCAAGCAAGCTAAGCTTGAAAAAATTATCTAGTAAACATCAGCATAAATTCATTCAATTACTAGCTAATCTTTTATCTACAGGATTTAGCTTCGCAGAGGTTATTGCTTTTTTAAAAAGAAGCCAGTTGCTTCAGCTAGATTATGTTCTTAAAATGGAAGAGTCTTTATTAAAAGGACAAGGCTTAGCAGATATGTTGTCGGGTTTAGGTTTTTCAGATGCTATTCTTACTCAAATTAGTTTAGCTGATAGACACGGTAATATTGAAACAACATTAGTAGCGATTCAACATTACTTGAACCAAATGGCAAGGATCAGACGAAAAACTGTTGAAGTTATCACCTATCCTCTTATTCTTTTACTTTTTCTTTTTGTGATGATGCTAGGGTTGAGACGCTATTTAGTCCCTCAATTAGAAACTCAAAATCAGATAACTTACTTTCTTAACCATTTTCCTGCCTTCTTTATAGGTTTTTGCTCAGGTCTTATTTTGTTGTTCGGGATGGTATGGCTACGATGGCGATCTCAAAGCCGCTTGAAACTCTATAGTCGGCTAAGCCGTTATCCTTTTTTAGGTAAACTGTTAAAACAATACTTAACTAGTTATTATGCTAGAGAATGGGGTACGTTAATAGGTCAAGGTCTTGATTTGATGACTATTTTAGACATTATGGCCATTGAGAAATCCTCACTAATGAAAGAATTAGCTGAGGACATCAGAATGAGTCTGCTTGAAGGGCAAGCCTTTCACATTAAAGTAGCTACCTACCCTTTTTTTAAAAAAGAATTAAGTTTAATGATTGAATACGGTGAAATCAAATCGAAACTGGGGGCTGAGTTGGAAATCTATGCCCAGGAAAGCTGGGAACAATTTTTTAGTCAGCTTTATCAAGTGACACAACTTATTCAACCAGCTATTTTTTTAGTAGTTGCTGTGACAATCGTCATGATTTATGCGGCAATCCTATTACCAATTTACCAAAATATGGGAGGTATTTTTTAA
- a CDS encoding class I SAM-dependent methyltransferase — MTFEKIEEAYQLLLENCQLIENDLKTHIYDAIVEQNSFYLGAEGASPQVAQNSDKLKALCLTKEEWRKAYQFLFIKAAQTEQLQANHQFTPDAIGFILLYLLEQLSDKDSLEVLEIGSGTGNLAQTLLNNTSKSLDYVGIELDDLLIDLSASIAEIMDSSAHFIQEDAVRPQLLKESDIVISDLPVGYYPNDDIAKRYKVASSDKHTYAHHLLMEQSLKYLKKDGFAIFLAPVNLLTSPQSQLLKQWLKDYAQVVTLITLPDSIFGHPSNAKSIIVLQKQTDHPMETFVYPIRDLKLAENIHDFMENFKKWKLSNVN, encoded by the coding sequence ATGACTTTTGAAAAAATTGAAGAAGCTTATCAGCTGCTCTTAGAGAACTGTCAACTAATTGAAAATGATCTAAAAACACATATATACGATGCCATTGTTGAACAAAACTCCTTTTATTTAGGGGCTGAGGGAGCTAGTCCTCAAGTTGCTCAAAATAGTGATAAACTGAAAGCCTTGTGCCTGACAAAAGAAGAATGGCGTAAGGCCTACCAGTTTCTTTTTATTAAGGCAGCTCAGACTGAGCAACTCCAAGCCAACCATCAGTTCACACCAGATGCTATTGGCTTCATTCTGCTGTATCTTTTGGAACAATTGAGTGATAAAGATAGCTTAGAGGTACTTGAGATTGGAAGTGGAACAGGGAACCTAGCCCAAACCCTTCTCAACAACACGAGCAAGAGCCTTGATTATGTAGGGATTGAACTTGATGATCTCTTGATTGATCTGTCAGCCAGTATTGCTGAGATAATGGATTCTTCAGCTCATTTTATTCAAGAAGATGCGGTAAGGCCTCAATTACTAAAAGAAAGTGACATTGTCATCAGTGACTTACCAGTTGGTTATTATCCTAACGATGATATTGCCAAACGGTACAAGGTGGCTAGTTCAGATAAGCATACCTATGCCCATCATTTATTAATGGAACAGTCTTTAAAATACTTGAAAAAAGACGGTTTTGCGATTTTTCTGGCACCAGTCAATTTATTGACGAGCCCTCAGAGCCAGTTGTTGAAACAGTGGTTAAAAGATTATGCTCAGGTGGTGACCTTGATTACGCTACCAGATTCTATTTTTGGTCATCCCTCAAATGCCAAGTCCATTATTGTCTTACAAAAACAAACAGACCACCCAATGGAAACCTTTGTCTATCCAATTCGGGATTTGAAGCTTGCAGAGAATATTCATGATTTTATGGAAAATTTCAAAAAATGGAAACTGAGTAATGTCAATTAA
- the comGC gene encoding competence type IV pilus major pilin ComGC — MINQWNNLRHKKLKGFTLLEMLLVILVISVLMLLFVPNLSKQKDRVTETGNAAVVKLVENQAELYELSQGSKPSLSQLKADGSITEKQEKAYQDYYDKHKNEKARLSN, encoded by the coding sequence ATGATTAATCAATGGAACAACTTACGACACAAGAAGCTAAAAGGATTTACTCTTCTAGAAATGTTATTGGTGATTCTTGTCATCAGTGTTTTGATGCTATTATTTGTGCCTAATTTAAGCAAGCAAAAAGACAGGGTTACAGAAACAGGTAATGCCGCTGTTGTTAAATTAGTGGAGAATCAAGCAGAACTATATGAATTATCTCAAGGCTCAAAACCAAGTTTGAGCCAGTTAAAGGCAGATGGTAGTATCACTGAGAAACAAGAAAAAGCTTATCAAGACTATTATGACAAACATAAAAATGAAAAAGCCCGTCTTAGCAATTAA
- the dusB gene encoding tRNA dihydrouridine synthase DusB, whose protein sequence is MIKLNSSFRIGDVEIPHRTVLAPMAGVTNSAFRTIAKEFGAGLVVMEMISEKGLLYNNEKTLHMLHIDENEHPMSIQLFGGDAEGLKRAADFIQTNTKADIVDINMGCPVNKVVKNEAGAKWLRDPDKIYHIVKEVTSVLDIPLTVKMRTGWADSSLAVENALAAESAGVSALAMHGRTREQMYTGTCDHETLARVSKAITKIPFIGNGDVRSVQDAKFMIEEIGVDAVMIGRAAMNNPYLFTQINHFFETGQELPDLPFAKKLDIAKDHLKRLINLKGETIAVREFRGLAPHYLRGTAGAAKVRGAVSRAETLAEVEAIFETVR, encoded by the coding sequence GTGATAAAGCTTAATTCTTCCTTTAGGATTGGTGATGTGGAAATCCCTCACCGCACTGTCCTTGCTCCCATGGCTGGCGTGACCAATTCTGCCTTTCGTACCATCGCCAAAGAATTTGGTGCTGGTTTGGTGGTTATGGAAATGATTTCCGAAAAAGGGCTTCTTTACAACAATGAAAAGACCCTTCACATGCTCCATATTGATGAAAATGAGCACCCTATGTCCATTCAATTATTTGGTGGTGACGCAGAAGGGTTGAAACGTGCAGCTGATTTCATTCAAACCAATACCAAGGCCGATATTGTTGATATTAATATGGGCTGCCCTGTTAATAAAGTTGTCAAAAACGAGGCTGGTGCCAAGTGGCTCCGTGACCCTGATAAGATTTACCACATTGTCAAGGAAGTCACGTCTGTTTTAGATATTCCACTGACTGTCAAAATGCGTACAGGTTGGGCGGATAGTTCACTTGCTGTTGAAAATGCCCTTGCCGCTGAGTCGGCAGGTGTATCTGCTCTTGCCATGCACGGTCGTACCCGTGAACAAATGTATACAGGAACCTGCGACCATGAGACATTAGCCCGAGTTTCTAAGGCTATCACTAAGATTCCCTTTATTGGAAATGGGGACGTGCGTTCGGTGCAAGACGCCAAATTTATGATTGAAGAAATCGGTGTAGATGCCGTGATGATTGGCCGCGCAGCCATGAACAATCCTTATCTTTTTACCCAAATCAATCATTTCTTTGAAACTGGTCAAGAATTGCCAGATCTTCCCTTTGCCAAAAAATTAGACATCGCCAAAGACCACCTTAAACGCCTGATTAACCTCAAAGGTGAAACCATTGCTGTTCGGGAATTTCGGGGCTTAGCACCACACTATCTTCGCGGAACAGCAGGTGCTGCCAAAGTTCGTGGTGCTGTTTCACGCGCTGAGACTCTAGCTGAGGTTGAAGCCATCTTCGAAACAGTACGCTAA
- the comGF gene encoding competence type IV pilus minor pilin ComGF: MSKQLSNIKAFTLLEALIALLVISGSLLVYQGLTRTLLKHSHYLARHDQDNWLLFSHQLREELSGARFYKVADNKLYVEKGKKVLAFGQFKSHDFRKSASNGKGYQPMLFGISRSHIHIEQSQICITLKWKSGLERTFYYAFQD, encoded by the coding sequence TTGAGTAAACAATTAAGTAACATAAAAGCTTTTACCCTTCTAGAGGCGTTAATAGCCTTACTCGTGATATCAGGGTCTTTATTGGTTTATCAAGGTTTGACCCGAACCCTCCTTAAACATAGCCATTATCTAGCCCGTCATGATCAAGATAATTGGCTCTTATTTTCTCATCAATTGCGAGAGGAGTTAAGTGGAGCAAGGTTTTACAAAGTAGCTGATAATAAACTATACGTTGAAAAAGGAAAGAAAGTACTAGCTTTTGGCCAATTTAAAAGTCATGATTTTCGAAAATCAGCTAGTAATGGAAAAGGGTATCAACCCATGTTATTTGGAATATCACGTAGTCATATTCACATAGAGCAGTCACAGATTTGCATTACTTTAAAGTGGAAAAGTGGGTTAGAAAGGACTTTTTATTATGCCTTTCAAGACTAA
- the ytpR gene encoding YtpR family tRNA-binding protein, with protein sequence MIFAYNKEQVGDVLMVILQDTKDIKRQVERKGKVARVFAEESGKTLAWNIFEASSLITIEGNGQIFLTDENLARLNAELAKEGFSERLEPIVGPVFVVGQIVEMVAHPDSDHLNICQVAIGEDQTVQIVAGAPNAALGLKTIVALPGAIMPNGSLIFPGKLRGEESYGMMCSPRELALPNAPQKRGIIEFDESAVVGEAFDPAKHWKG encoded by the coding sequence ATGATTTTTGCATACAATAAAGAACAAGTTGGCGATGTCTTGATGGTTATCTTACAAGACACCAAAGATATCAAACGTCAAGTAGAACGAAAAGGCAAAGTAGCCCGTGTTTTTGCAGAAGAAAGCGGCAAAACCCTTGCTTGGAATATCTTTGAAGCGTCAAGCTTGATTACTATTGAAGGCAATGGACAGATTTTTTTGACAGACGAGAACCTTGCAAGATTAAATGCAGAGCTTGCTAAGGAAGGATTTTCAGAAAGGCTTGAACCGATTGTGGGACCTGTTTTTGTGGTTGGTCAAATTGTTGAGATGGTGGCTCATCCAGATAGCGACCATCTTAATATCTGCCAAGTGGCTATTGGTGAAGATCAAACGGTTCAAATCGTAGCGGGCGCACCAAATGCTGCGCTTGGTTTAAAAACGATTGTTGCCTTACCAGGTGCTATAATGCCAAATGGTAGTCTGATTTTCCCAGGAAAATTGCGTGGTGAAGAAAGTTATGGTATGATGTGCTCTCCTCGTGAGTTAGCCTTGCCAAATGCACCGCAAAAACGTGGCATTATTGAATTTGATGAGTCAGCTGTGGTAGGAGAAGCTTTTGACCCAGCCAAACATTGGAAAGGTTAG
- a CDS encoding DUF4651 domain-containing protein: protein MSKKKIGMISGIFGFSLAIGLGIVIKDYCQDRQRRQMTRDLRTFFSPLGQIEVLYINPCQVKQDYISGGVVMSNGKQYQFTYHSRQISFEEDKG from the coding sequence ATGAGTAAAAAGAAAATAGGTATGATTTCAGGTATCTTTGGATTTAGTTTAGCTATTGGCCTAGGAATAGTTATCAAAGATTATTGCCAAGACAGGCAGCGTCGACAAATGACAAGGGATTTACGCACCTTTTTTTCACCTTTAGGACAAATCGAAGTTTTATATATCAATCCTTGTCAGGTCAAACAAGATTATATTTCAGGTGGGGTTGTTATGTCAAACGGCAAACAGTACCAATTCACCTATCACAGTCGACAAATTAGTTTTGAGGAGGACAAGGGATGA
- the comGE gene encoding competence type IV pilus minor pilin ComGE, with the protein MGIIKKQVKAYIALESMIATGILFSIVILVLSSLQQSQAALTYYRKQQEKLNLALMAVQTRTKEMTLNGCHITILRTDRYISIHDDEGEVMKIE; encoded by the coding sequence GTGGGAATTATCAAAAAACAAGTCAAAGCTTACATAGCCCTTGAAAGTATGATCGCAACAGGCATCCTCTTTAGTATTGTCATTCTCGTCTTAAGCAGTTTACAGCAGAGTCAGGCTGCTCTAACGTACTATCGAAAGCAGCAAGAAAAGCTTAATCTAGCCTTGATGGCAGTACAAACTAGAACTAAAGAGATGACATTGAATGGTTGTCATATTACTATTTTACGTACGGATAGATACATTAGTATTCACGATGACGAAGGAGAAGTGATGAAGATTGAGTAA